A single genomic interval of Gouania willdenowi chromosome 22, fGouWil2.1, whole genome shotgun sequence harbors:
- the otomp gene encoding otolith matrix protein 1, which yields MKGPGRRLCAAFLLFLPLLLVTCASHKKSTVSWCVLSDAEEQKCWDLAGNATARNVRGTLLCVRGTNTRDCMEKIKNGTADAASMFADDIYAAGFCHGLELAAGESHNGLDGISYYVVAMARRSSSDLSLLEMHERSSCHPGIRTTVGWTVPIGYLVNTSQISVGEQCNFPRVVGNFFGYSCVPGVKDPQHDPRGNNPKNLCEACIGDENDRHICVNNHKERHYGEAGALRCVAENLGDVAFVKHTTVYDNLDGKNQESWALDLELEDLKLLCPDGSEADLEEYERCHLAAVPANAVVVRLEDKCRVWKYLDRLQTAFANATEGFSLFTSAGYGQSDLLFSDSTLHLHRVLGSYTSWLGPSYTTKLQAFECEGFC from the exons ATGAAGGGTCCAGGTAGACGTCTGTGTGCTGCTTTCCTCCTCTTTCTGCCTCTTCTGTTGGTCACATGTGCCTCACATAAGAAAAGCACAG TGTCGTGGTGTGTTCTGTCTGATGCTGAGGAGCAGAAGTGTTGGGACCTGGCTGGGAACGCCACAGCACGGAACGTCAGGGGAACACTGCTCTGTGTCCGTGGGACCAACACCAGGGACTGTATGGAGAAGATTAAG AACGGGACAGCAGATGCAGCCTCCATGTTTGCAGATGATATTTATGCTGCAGGTTTCTGCCACGGCCTCGAGCTAGCTGCAGGAGAGTCTCACAATGGTTTGG ATGGAATCAGCTACTATGTGGTGGCCATGGCACGCCGTTCCTCCTCTGATCTCTCTCTGCTGGAAATGCATGAACGCAGTTCCTGTCATCCTGGCATTCGCACCACAGTGGGATGGACTGTTCCTATTGGCTACCTGGTGAACACGTCCCAGATCAGCGTGGGAGAACAGTGTAACTTCCCCAGAG TGGTGGGAAACTTCTTTGGTTACAGCTGTGTACCGGGCGTTAAAGACCCTCAGCACGACCCCAGAGGCAACAACCCTAAGAACCTGTGTGAGGCCTGCATCGGAGACGAGAACGACCGGCACATCTGTGTCAACAACCACAAGGAGAGGCACTACGGCGAGGCGGGGGCCCTCAG GTGTGTGGCTGAGAATCTTGGAGATGTGGCTTTTGTCAAACACACGACTGTTTATGACAACCTGGACG GTAAGAACCAGGAGTCGTGGGCCCTGGACCTGGAGCTTGAAGACCTGAAGCTGCTTTGTCCTGATGGCAGTGAAGCAGACCTGGAGGAGTATGAGAGGTGCCACCTAGCAGCAGTCCCTGCCAACGCTGTGGTGGTGCGTTTAGAGGACAAGTGTCGGGTGTGGAAATACCTGGACCgtctgcag ACTGCGTTCGCTAACGCTACCGAAGGTTTCAGCCTGTTCACGTCGGCAGGCTACGGCCAATCAGATTTGCTCTTCAGTGACTCCACCCTCCACCTGCACAGAGTCCTGGGCAGCTACACTTCCTGGTTAGGCCCCTCCTACACCACCAAGCTGCAGGCCTTCGAGTGTGAGG GTTTCTGTTGA